One window of the Chanodichthys erythropterus isolate Z2021 chromosome 2, ASM2448905v1, whole genome shotgun sequence genome contains the following:
- the LOC137027116 gene encoding uncharacterized protein, with the protein MKRRNNRDVTETYFEGQHLSLSDLKEQPNIENGYLYKNNIPAYPESVEFHVQKVSHVTGEQGLRGIFLDSGFRQPSELVASDQHHFLWWDLSVTSDDISSAEEHFLTSLFPRRSAAQIRNQPPILEHFTSSKAFKKESSYGNFRFTFSFKELLFLYGRQFCGGQSPVLRVYETVLYRREILYKVLVHPPDINLYDHYPRLPGQEDGVCGYYGGAMWWRCQAPSETYKLKLEVNRLNCSVHVSPHREEYYMWDHVCAAFHMEPGRVLHVDRNKLLKSVQACEMSQPYLLRAPESPLSLNEAEHVLANLKASMR; encoded by the coding sequence ATGAAGCGCAGAAATAACCGAGATGTTACAGAGACCTACTTTGAGGGACAACATTTGAGTCTGTCAGATCTGAAAGAACAGCCTAATATAGAAAACGGGTACCTGTATAAGAACAACATTCCTGCTTATCCTGAATCTGTGGAGTTCCACGTCCAGAAAGTGTCTCATGTCACTGGAGAACAAGGTCTTAGGGGTATTTTTCTCGATTCAGGCTTCAGACAGCCGTCGGAGCTGGTGGCTAGTGATCAGCACCATTTCCTCTGGTGGGATTTATCAGTCACATCTGATGACATATCCTCAGCTGAAGAGCATTTCCTCACGTCCTTGTTCCCTCGTCGAAGTGCTGCCCAAATTCGCAACCAGCCACCTATCCTTGAGCACTTCACCAGCTCAAAGGCCTTCAAGAAAGAATCTTCATATGGAAACTTTCGCTTCACTTTTTCATTTAAGGAGCTTCTCTTTCTCTATGGCAGGCAATTCTGTGGTGGCCAAAGTCCAGTCCTGCGTGTTTATGAGACTGTGCTCTACCGGCGAGAGATTCTCTATAAGGTCCTAGTGCACCCTCCTGACATAAATCTTTATGACCATTATCCTCGACTTCCTGGTCAGGAGGACGGTGTGTGCGGGTACTATGGTGGGGCCATGTGGTGGCGCTGTCAAGCCCCCTCTGAAACCTACAAGCTGAAGCTTGAGGTGAACAGGTTGAATTGTAGTGTTCATGTGAGCCCCCACAGAGAAGAATACTATATGTGGGACCATGTGTGTGCAGCTTTCCACATGGAACCAGGGCGGGTGTTGCATGTGGACCGGAACAAGCTGTTAAAAAGTGTGCAAGCATGTGAAATGTCTCAACCTTATCTTCTGAGAGCTCCGGAGTCTCCACTGAGTTTAAACGAGGCTGAGCATGTATTAGCTAATCTTAAGGCCAGTATGCGCTAG
- the LOC137027108 gene encoding uncharacterized protein: protein MMHQNARECIGTHFEGQHLSLSDLKEQPNIENRYMDEINIPAYPESVEFHVQKVSHVTGEQGLRGIFLNSGFRQPSELVASDQHHFLWWALSVTSDDISSAEERFLTSLFPRRSAAQIRNQPPVLEHFTSSKAFRKESSYGNFCFTFSLKELLWHYGEQFCGGRSPVLRVYETVLYKKEIQYTVVVHPRYVNLYDHCPRLPNHGDGVCGYDGGAMWWRCQSPAEAYENELEVNSFEGSVSVSPLHKEEYYVWDHVCIAFHMEPGWVLHVDQDRLFKRVNVCEMCKPYLLRAPDTNLSLHDAESKLADLKAGVWS, encoded by the coding sequence ATGATGCATCAAAATGCACGAGAATGCATTGGGACACATTTTGAAGGACAGCATTTGAGTCTGTCAGATCTGAAAGAACAGCCTAATATAGAAAACAGGTACATGGATGAGATCAACATTCCTGCTTATCCTGAATCCGTGGAGTTCCATGTCCAGAAAGTGTCTCATGTCACCGGAGAACAAGGTCTTAGGGGTATTTTTCTCAATTCAGGCTTCAGACAGCCATCAGAGCTGGTGGCTAGTGATCAGCACCATTTCCTCTGGTGGGCTTTATCGGTCACATCTGATGACATATCCTCAGCTGAAGAGCGTTTCCTTACGTCCTTGTTCCCTCGTCGAAGTGCTGCCCAAATTCGCAACCAGCCGCCCGTCCTTGAGCACTTCACCAGCTCAAAGGCCTTCAGGAAAGAATCTTCCTATGGAAACTTCTGCTTCACTTTTTCACTTAAGGAGCTTCTCTGGCACTATGGCGAGCAGTTCTGTGGTGGCCGAAGTCCAGTCCTGCGTGTTTATGAGACTGTGCTCTACAAAAAAGAGATTCAATATACGGTTGTAGTGCATCCTCGTTACGTAAATCTTTATGACCATTGTCCTCGACTTCCAAATCATGGTGATGGTGTTTGTGGATACGACGGTGGGGCCATGTGGTGGCGCTGTCAATCCCCTGCTGAAGCCTACGAGAATGAGCTTGAGGTGAACAGTTTTGAAGGAAGTGTTAGTGTGAGCCCTCTTCACAAAGAAGAATACTATGTGTGGGATCATGTGTGTATAGCTTTCCACATGGAGCCGGGGTGGGTGCTGCATGTAGACCAGGACAGGCTCTTTAaaagagtgaatgtgtgtgaaatgtgtaAGCCTTACCTTCTGAGAGCCCCAGACACTAATTTGAGTTTACACGATGCTGAGAGTAAACTAGCTGATCTTAAAGCCGGTGTTTGGAGCTAA